From Erigeron canadensis isolate Cc75 chromosome 8, C_canadensis_v1, whole genome shotgun sequence, one genomic window encodes:
- the LOC122610369 gene encoding uncharacterized protein LOC122610369, with amino-acid sequence MINKLKSLYEKQAGVELFDLVYTLHYLRHEQGTPFSPHILKMKRYLEQLERLNYAYPQPIAIGMILKSLSKDFEEFVRNYNMHSMNKTIAELHAMANEYEKKLPKKSATPQVLMVKGDRIQKGKQLKAKARMKVKESKLLPLNLRRPLQRTRNIRLKTRLAITAMKWDTGKGIVLNI; translated from the coding sequence ATGATCAATAAGCTCAAGTCTTTGTACGAAAAGCAAGCTGGAGTGGAGTTGTTTGACCTAGTTTACACGCTTCATTACTTGCGACACGAGCAAGGAACACCGTTTAGTCCTCAtatactcaagatgaagaggtATTTGGAGCAATTGGAAAGGTTGAATTATGCTTATCCTCAGCCTATTGCTATTGGCATGATTCTCAAGTCTTTATCTAAGGACTTTGAGGAATTTGTGCGCAATTACAATATGCATAGCATGAATAAAACCATTGCTGAACTTCATGCCATGGCGAATGAGTATGAAAAGAAGCTTCCAAAGAAGTCCGCTACACCCCAAGTTCTCATGGTAAAGGGGGATAGGATCCAGAAAGGGAAACAATTGAAAGCTAAGGCAAGAATGAAGGTAAAGGAAAGCAAGTTGCTACCcctaaacctaagaagaccccTCCAGCGAACAAGGAACATCCGGCTAAAGACCAGACTTGCTATCACTGCAATGAAGTGGGACACTGGAAAAGGAATTGTTCTAaatatctag